CACCAGGACCCTGGTCTTCCCTGTGgctctgcaaagaaagcaagggGCCGCCCCGAGCCCGAGCCCTTGGGCAAGTGCTATGGCACGCAGGGCGCTCGCAGTCAGCCTTTGTCACGCTGCATGCCCTCTTACACACCGAGATAATGAAAAGACAGCTGGGCTCATTCGGCCCGTGAGGTGGCAGCTGGCAAGCATCCAAGCGGGGTAATTGCAGGGGCTGATAGAGCAGGTTGGGGCTGGAGAGGAAACAGCATCAGCAAAACAGCCCCATGCCacgcagggaggaggcaggggctcGGCCGCTGCGGGCCACGTGCCCCCAGCGCGGCCAGCTCCTCCCCGCACTCGCCAGCCCGGCATAAAAGCGCTGCCCTCGGCAAGCGCTGGCATCCGCCGCTCCTGCCTCGCTCTGCTCAGGAACAGGGTAGGTGGGTGCCTGCAGCTCTCGGCCTCCTCTGGCAGGGGCTGGCGTGGGGACTCCGTGGCCAGGAGAGCACTGCTGGCCATGGGCGTGCTGGCAGCAGGCTTGGAGGGCCAGGGCGGGCTGAGTggcggagggaggaggaaggagccccGTGGCCCAGACGCGCAGAGCCAGGCCTCGCACAGGCTCTCGGGGAGGGCTTGCGTGCCCTCTGTGTGCAGAGAGGGCAAGGCAAGGGGTGCGGAGAGCAGGGCGCTGaggggggctggctgggcaAAGAGCAAGCGGCAGGCAGTGCGGGCAAGGTggcggctccggcccctccagctccagggcagccctgggaaCAGGGCACTGCTCGGCCACGGGATCTCCTCCTCGCTCATGACACCTGTCCTTGGCTCCCGCGTGTTTCAGGCTCAGCTCTCTCGCACAAAGATGTCTTGCTACGACCTGTGCCCACCGAAAACCGGCGTCGCCGTCCCCCAGCCCATCGCTGAGAG
This genomic interval from Buteo buteo chromosome 11, bButBut1.hap1.1, whole genome shotgun sequence contains the following:
- the LOC142036351 gene encoding uncharacterized protein LOC142036351 — its product is MGVLAAGLEGQGGLSGGGRRKEPRGPDAQSQASHRLSGRACVPSVCREGKARGAESRALRGAGWAKSKRQAVRARWRLRPLQLQGSPGNRALLGHGISSSLMTPVLGSRVFQAQLSRTKMSCYDLCPPKTGVAVPQPIAESCNELCARQCPDSTAFIQPPPVVVTFPGPILSSFPQQAVVGSSGAPAFGGNLGLGGLYGAGATLGSGGLCTFGRPYASPACSPCALPRYSKKLWDTCGPC